The genomic segment AGATTTCCTAAAAGCGGCAGATAAGAAATTATACGAATCAAAGGCCGCTGGAAGGAACAGAGTCTCCGCCTAATTCCGGTTCCGACTCGAATAAAGAAATTTTAATATATCTTCCTAAATATTGCCCTAAAAAGCTTACCCCTAAAGCCGGAATAGTGGGCGGCAACCATTGCGGCCCAAAAAATTTCAGGCCTAACCAAACGATCATCCCTGAAAACATTGCATAAACTGCTCCACTTGCATTCGCCTCTTTCCAAAATAATGCGGCGACCAAAGGAACAAAAAGAGAAACTAAACTAATGGAAGAAGAATCCGCGACCAACTGATAAATATTCGTTTCGCTCAATGCCATTCCGGTAGATACAATTGTTACGACTAGTACGGAAAAACGCATTACTCTCAGTAACAACTTTTCAGAAGGATTTTTCAATGTGGGACGAATCAAATTTTCCCCTAAAACCGAAGCAGGAGCCAAAATCGCTCCGGAAGCGGTACTTAAGATCGCAGAAAGTAATGCCCCAAAAAATAAGATCTGTATAAACAAAGTAGAATGTACTAATACTACGTGAGGAAGTATCATTTGATTGTCGCCGGCTGCAATCTCAGGATAAACTCTTCTAGCAAAATATCCCGCAAGCAAAGGTAAAAATGCAACGGTCAGATACATTCCACCGCCTAAAAACGAAGAGTATACTGCTACCTTTTCAGATTTTGAAGACATCACTCTTTGGAAAATATCTTGTTGAGGGATAGAACCCAACCCTATCGTCATCCACGCTGCAATATATGCGAGAATCGCTTCAGTTTCAATTGGAGGAAAGAAGGAAAAAAATCCGGGCTTTGCAGTCGCAATTACAGTTTGGAATCCACCAGCTTTACCTTGCAGATCCCAGACCAAAACTAAAAGTCCTACTATGATCAATATGGTTTGCAAGAAATCTGTAATCGAGATAGCCCACATACCTCCAATATAAGTATAGATCAAAACCACAACGGATGCCGAAAGTATCCCCACATACATATCGAATCCGAATAAAGAATGAATGACTATCCCCATTGCAACTAATTGAGCTGCGATCCAACCGAAGTATGAAGGAATCATAAATAATGCTGAAAGAAATTCTACCTTACGGCCAAAACGATTTTTGTATAAATCGCCGAAGGTAAGAATATTCATCCTATACAATGGCCTGGCAAAAAATATCCCGACTAAAAAAAGACAAAGCGCAGCACCGAAAGGATCTTCTATCACAGCTAAGATCCCTCCATCCACAAACTTAGAAGAAGCACCCATCAAAGTTTCCGAACCGAACCAAGTAGCAAATAGGGCCGAAGATGCAAGCACTAGAGGGAGCCTTCTTCCTGCTAATACATAGTCTTTAGAACTATTAACGAATCTAGAGGCAAATGCGCCGATCAGAATGGTAATAACAATATACAGAATAACGAAAAGACCTAACAATTCAGAATGTCCTGATAGAAAACTTCTTAATTGTGATCTTGAAATTCAGAGAATCAAAACGCAAGCGATAATAAGAAAGTAGATCAATCTATGTCCAAGATCAAAAGAGTGATATCGTCCTGGATCGAACTTTTAGAAATAAAATTTTGTAGATCGGAGATTATCCTTTCTGCTTGGATCTGAGGTTCAAACTGAGCATTTGAACGGATAGAATGCAAAAATCTTTCCTCTCCATATTCCAATTTGTCTTCATCAAACTGCTCGTATATCCCGTCTGAGAAAAGAAAGATCCTATCTCCGGATTCTATCTTATATTCCTCGGTTCTATAAGGATAATCTTTTACAAATCCTAAGATAGCTCCTGTCTTAGGCATCTCTTCTGTTTGATAGGAACGTAATAAAAATTGGGAGATATGACCGGCAGATGCAAAATAGACTTTTTTCTCGGATAGATCCACATCGCAGATCGCTCCAGTGAAGTAGAGTGTTTTATATTTATTTAAAATAGAATTATTCAATGCGAAAAGAATTTCTCCCGGTTTTTCCAGAGAAGATTTTAAACTTTCATATTCTCCTTTGATCGCCATCGTAACTAACGCTGCTTGCACTCCGTGGCCTGTCGCATCCGCCAAAAAGAACCTATATCGTCCGTTGTTTAATTTACATATATCATAGAAGTCCCCTCCTACTTCATCCATTGGCATGTAATTCACGGAATATCGCAAGCCCGGGATACTTTTAAGTTCAGGAAGAATACTTCTCTGGATCTTTTGAGAATACAACATATCCTTCCGAATGATAGAAAGAGATCTAGCTAATTCTTCCGTTCTTTCGTTTACTTTTCTTTCCAGTTCCGAATTCATTCGAGTGATATCCTCGTATAATTTCGCATTCTCTAACGAAATTGCGGCCTGGGCGGAAAGTATCTCTAAAATTTCCAATCTATGTTCGTCGAAGATCCCAGCAGTAAGTCGATTCTCTAAATAAAGAACACATAATGTTCTTCCTTGTTTTGTAATCGGCATGCAGAGCAATGACTTGGGCTTACTTCTTTTAACATAGGGATTTACGGAATAAAAAGAATCTCTTGCTGCGTCAGAGATCAAAACCTTCTGCCCGGAACGAAAACAAAAATACACAATTTCTAAGGGTAAAAGATGCCCTGCTTCATCTAGTGAGATCGGCTTGGGCAAAAATCCAGGCTCTTCTATATCGGAACCCGCCATCAAAAAAAGTTCTTTGTCTTGGGGAAGGATCAAAAATCCTCTAGTAGCCGCTGCATTCTCCATGATAGTTCGGATTAGCTGCCTTAATAATTCGCCTAACTCGATCACTCCTGAAATACTTTGAGAAGCCTTGAGCACAGTTCGTAAATCCAAACTGAAGGATGTGGAAAGCATAGAATCTGCCAGGATCTTCTCCGCGGAACGTTTCGGAGTTCCTTGAGGACGAAGCAATTCTCCGTATTCATCTCTGAGCAAGTTTACGATAGATTTGGCTCCCCAAGATCCGTAAAGCCGAACCGCATTTTGCATCAGGAACTTTCCGTAGGAGGTCCTACCGTGTTCTATACTCCATTCAGCAACATGTTGGTATACGACTGCTTTTCGAAAATCGTTCGGTTCGGACTCAACTTGTTGTATGGCCATATCAAAATATTTGGATGCATTTTCCTTTCTTCCTGCATAATCCTCATAAAGTCCTGCCAAAACAAAATAGAATAATTGGAAACTAGGCGGATAGATCCTTGACCAAAGTTTAAATAAATATAATGAATATCTAAAGAAGAACTTTTCGGTCAATTTCAACTTCTTCTTACGCAATTTCAAAAGTCCCAAGGACCTATAAAATCTATATTCCGAATATATGAACATGATCCTGGATTTTTCCAGATCCGAATGATAATTTTTAAAAATTCTCTCCGCTTCTAAATAATAGCCCGACAGATAGGAAAAAGAACCGAATAAGGTTGCGTACCAAGAATTAGCAGTCCCATTTCCCGCAGACTCGAGAACCTTAGACTCGAATTCCCGATCAGTATATAAATTATCCTTATATCGAATTGTTTCAGTGGATTTTCCTTCTAGACGATCTAGATAAGAATCGGAAGAATACAAAAGGATCATCAGAATATCGTAATTTAATTTGGAACCTCTTTCTAAGTTCTCTCTGATCTTCTCCCTATAGGAAATGGAATTTTCCGCAGAATATAATTGATTCGTATTTTGGGAAAAAAGTGCGAACGCAGCCCAGAGATAGTCCCCATACTGCATACATTTATGAAATGCCTCTTCCGTATAATCCACTATGGAACGGAAAGGATACATAAAATAATCCAGAAGAATTGTCCGGCCAAAAACAAATCGACCATAGAGTTCATCTGATTTAAACTTTTTTAATATCTTTTCGGCCAGTGTCCAATATCTCATAGACTGCTGAAAATTTCCGTTGATGGAAAGCAGAATGGAACCGAATCCTGCGTAACCGAAAAAGCTAAATGGAGCATTTCCTTCTTTCAAGGTAAGGTTGATCAGCTTTAAATAAATATAAGCCATCACCTTCATATCCATATGTTTTCCGTAATTAAGAAGATTAACTAAAATGTTTAAGGCTTCCGTTTTATATGGATCTTTGCTATCTTTTGCATGTACTAATTTTTCAGGAGATCTTCCTCTACTGTAGAATACCATCTTCAATACTTCGCCGAATACTGCTAAAAATCCTGGTTTCTCTTTAAAACCGATCCCAAGAGATTGTAATGCTTTGATCCCGATCTTAGATGCGGAATCCAAATCGTTAAAAACGTTCATCACTTCCAATTGCATTAGATAAACGTCCGCTTTTTCGGATGGGCTATGGAGTTTGGAAAGTAGGTCGGATATGATCTTCTCCGCTTCTTCTCTTCTGGATAAATAATATGCGGATTCCGCAAGAGACTTCAGAATATGAATAGCGTTCTTTCTATCTTTCTGCCAATAAGAGTCTTTTAGCTGAGAAGCAAGCAGACTAAAAAAAGAATAAGAAGATTCGTATGCTGCTCCGACTTTTGCAGAATTACCGGCAAGTATAGTATAATGAAAGAAGTCCTCATTCTCCTGTCCGTTCGTATACAATTCTCTGGAACGCAAAAGATGATTTGCAATATCTAAGATCTGTTCGGATCCGCCTGAATTTTTTTCCCTTTCTATCAGTAATTTAGCTAGAGTATTATGGATCCTTGCTTTCTCGCCAGAGTCTGTTGCATCCAAAATACTTTGGATCATTCTATCATGAGAAAAATGGAACTGTACATTCGAAAGAGAAGAATACATTCCGGATTCTTCTATCTTTTTTTGGGAAATATACTGCAAAGCGGGAAACAACATATTTCCCGCTTCTCTATAAAATACGATCCCTTCTCTGATTGCTTCTCTAATCCCTCTAGACAAGACCCCGGGTCTTGTTTTGAAAAAATCATACATATCTTTCAGATCGAATTTAGCCCCGATACAAGCCCCTACCCGCAAAACTTCCAAGGTTTCGTCAGGAAGTTTTCCTACCTTATCCAGAAATAGATCTAGAACGTTATCCGTAACTGCTCTTTGTAAAAGCCTATCCCAATCCACTCTATGGTAAGCAGTCTTTGGATCAAAACTAAGACATCCTTCATCATACAAGGATTTTAAGAACTGATGCAAAAATAGAGGATTCCCTCCCGTTTTTGAAACGAGAACTTCTGCGAGTCTGTTCGCGTCTTCAGCAGAAACATGAATACTGTCTGAAATATACTTAAAAACACTATGTTCGCTTAGAGGAGAAAGTCGTATCTCTCTCAGATCCAAACCTGGAGAGCCTTGTTTTACATTTACATTCGGGAAGAAGTCGGCATCTTCAGAACGACTGGTCAAAACAAAAAGTAATCCTTCCCAATCTTCGCTATTCAAAATAAATTCAAGTAATGCAAGAGAAGCGGAATCTGCCCATTGTAGATCATCCAATAGAATGATTGCCGGATTTTTTCGGTCAAAACAAAGAGTCAAAAACTTAAGAGCCACTGCAAATAGGATCTTTTCGTCCTTCTGCCTCTTACTGGTTTTTGCGGGTATTTCTATTCCTAATGTTTTTCCCAAATCAGGCAAAAACTGGGTCAGGATCTCTATATTATCCCCTAGAGTTTCCTTTATAAAATTTTTAAGTAGAACGATCTCTTCTTCTTTTTTCTGGAGTATCCTTCTTAAAAGATCATCCATGATCTGGCGGAATGCATAGTACGGGATTTCTTTTTTATCTTCTTCGAATTTTCCCCGTAAAAGAACGACAGAATAAATATCCAGATAAGTGATCGCATCTTCTACTAGAGCAGTTTTTCCAGTACCTGATTTTCCTCCGATGAATACTGCCGACCTTCTTCCGTTCGTTACATTTACTATCCCGGATTCGATCTCTTTTCTTTCTTTATCTCTATCATAGATACGAGGAGAATCTCTAAAACCTACTTTTCTTTCATAAACGCCGGGAACAAACTCCGACAATTTACGTTTGGACTTTAAAGAATCCTTAATGCTCTTTAGGTCGTGTATCAGATTTTCCAAAGAGAAGTATCTCTCTTCCGGCATCTTAGAGAGTAATTTATCCACCAAAGTTGAAATTGCGGTAGGAACATCTTCCCTTTTTTTCACTAAAGAAACAGGAGATCTTGCAATATGATAATGTACCATCTCCAAAGGATCTTCCGTTTCAAACGGAGGAGCTCCGGAGATCATCTTATAGAACAATGCTCCTAAAGAATATGCATCTGATCTGAAATCAACCGGACGATTCAGCCTTCCCGTATTTTCAGGAGAACAATAAGGTAAAATATCAAATGTATATCTAAGAGGCGCATAACTTCCTTTTTCGGAGAGAAGAAGAGAGGCTCCTCCCAACCAAGCTAATTTTGTTTCTCCAGTATCCGGATTATAAAAGAATGCACGCGGAGAAATTTGGTTATGAACAATGCCGAATGAATGTAACCTTGCTAAATTCTCCGTAATTGCTAAAGCTATGTCTAAGAAGGTCTCGAGAGAGATGGATCCTGCCAAACTTTGGTGTAGAAGTTTAGAAGGGATATTTTCGTAGATCAAACAGATCCCGTCCGAATTTTCGAACATATCCTCCGGTTTGAGAATACCTGGATCGCTAACTAATTTCCCCAATTCAAATTCATTTAGAAAATACACCGAAGAGGTTTCCTTGCCCTCCGGTCTCTGAACTCGAATGATCTTTGGTTCTCTGGTCCTACCGAATTTTCCTCTATATGTTTGAGAAAAACTGTCCTCGTACAACAATTCCCCCAATTCATAAGGAACTCTGTCTGTGGACAAATCCGGCGTAGTTTCCAATTTTATCTTTTTCGAAACCTAAGCGGCCCCGAAACCTCACCCGAACTAAATTTTAAAGTTCACACTTTAGAGGGCGAATACTTTTGGCGTGTAAAGATCCAAACATAGTAAATGTCGGCTATCGTTCCGAGCCCGCTCAATACCTGAACAAAGTACTTATCCGGAAAATATAGAAAGATGAAGATCGTAAAGAATCCGTTGCCTAAAAACTTTGCCCATGAAACCGGATAGGAGAACATGTTCGGATTTCCAGTTTTTAAGAAAAGGATCGGATACAATACCGAAATGATCAGACTTAAGATATAAGCCGAATTGGACCCGGTAAAAAGATCATAACCTCCCTTATAGAAAGTATAGATCAAT from the Leptospira hartskeerlii genome contains:
- a CDS encoding sodium:solute symporter family protein codes for the protein MLGLFVILYIVITILIGAFASRFVNSSKDYVLAGRRLPLVLASSALFATWFGSETLMGASSKFVDGGILAVIEDPFGAALCLFLVGIFFARPLYRMNILTFGDLYKNRFGRKVEFLSALFMIPSYFGWIAAQLVAMGIVIHSLFGFDMYVGILSASVVVLIYTYIGGMWAISITDFLQTILIIVGLLVLVWDLQGKAGGFQTVIATAKPGFFSFFPPIETEAILAYIAAWMTIGLGSIPQQDIFQRVMSSKSEKVAVYSSFLGGGMYLTVAFLPLLAGYFARRVYPEIAAGDNQMILPHVVLVHSTLFIQILFFGALLSAILSTASGAILAPASVLGENLIRPTLKNPSEKLLLRVMRFSVLVVTIVSTGMALSETNIYQLVADSSSISLVSLFVPLVAALFWKEANASGAVYAMFSGMIVWLGLKFFGPQWLPPTIPALGVSFLGQYLGRYIKISLFESEPELGGDSVPSSGL
- a CDS encoding trifunctional serine/threonine-protein kinase/ATP-binding protein/SpoIIE family protein phosphatase yields the protein METTPDLSTDRVPYELGELLYEDSFSQTYRGKFGRTREPKIIRVQRPEGKETSSVYFLNEFELGKLVSDPGILKPEDMFENSDGICLIYENIPSKLLHQSLAGSISLETFLDIALAITENLARLHSFGIVHNQISPRAFFYNPDTGETKLAWLGGASLLLSEKGSYAPLRYTFDILPYCSPENTGRLNRPVDFRSDAYSLGALFYKMISGAPPFETEDPLEMVHYHIARSPVSLVKKREDVPTAISTLVDKLLSKMPEERYFSLENLIHDLKSIKDSLKSKRKLSEFVPGVYERKVGFRDSPRIYDRDKERKEIESGIVNVTNGRRSAVFIGGKSGTGKTALVEDAITYLDIYSVVLLRGKFEEDKKEIPYYAFRQIMDDLLRRILQKKEEEIVLLKNFIKETLGDNIEILTQFLPDLGKTLGIEIPAKTSKRQKDEKILFAVALKFLTLCFDRKNPAIILLDDLQWADSASLALLEFILNSEDWEGLLFVLTSRSEDADFFPNVNVKQGSPGLDLREIRLSPLSEHSVFKYISDSIHVSAEDANRLAEVLVSKTGGNPLFLHQFLKSLYDEGCLSFDPKTAYHRVDWDRLLQRAVTDNVLDLFLDKVGKLPDETLEVLRVGACIGAKFDLKDMYDFFKTRPGVLSRGIREAIREGIVFYREAGNMLFPALQYISQKKIEESGMYSSLSNVQFHFSHDRMIQSILDATDSGEKARIHNTLAKLLIEREKNSGGSEQILDIANHLLRSRELYTNGQENEDFFHYTILAGNSAKVGAAYESSYSFFSLLASQLKDSYWQKDRKNAIHILKSLAESAYYLSRREEAEKIISDLLSKLHSPSEKADVYLMQLEVMNVFNDLDSASKIGIKALQSLGIGFKEKPGFLAVFGEVLKMVFYSRGRSPEKLVHAKDSKDPYKTEALNILVNLLNYGKHMDMKVMAYIYLKLINLTLKEGNAPFSFFGYAGFGSILLSINGNFQQSMRYWTLAEKILKKFKSDELYGRFVFGRTILLDYFMYPFRSIVDYTEEAFHKCMQYGDYLWAAFALFSQNTNQLYSAENSISYREKIRENLERGSKLNYDILMILLYSSDSYLDRLEGKSTETIRYKDNLYTDREFESKVLESAGNGTANSWYATLFGSFSYLSGYYLEAERIFKNYHSDLEKSRIMFIYSEYRFYRSLGLLKLRKKKLKLTEKFFFRYSLYLFKLWSRIYPPSFQLFYFVLAGLYEDYAGRKENASKYFDMAIQQVESEPNDFRKAVVYQHVAEWSIEHGRTSYGKFLMQNAVRLYGSWGAKSIVNLLRDEYGELLRPQGTPKRSAEKILADSMLSTSFSLDLRTVLKASQSISGVIELGELLRQLIRTIMENAAATRGFLILPQDKELFLMAGSDIEEPGFLPKPISLDEAGHLLPLEIVYFCFRSGQKVLISDAARDSFYSVNPYVKRSKPKSLLCMPITKQGRTLCVLYLENRLTAGIFDEHRLEILEILSAQAAISLENAKLYEDITRMNSELERKVNERTEELARSLSIIRKDMLYSQKIQRSILPELKSIPGLRYSVNYMPMDEVGGDFYDICKLNNGRYRFFLADATGHGVQAALVTMAIKGEYESLKSSLEKPGEILFALNNSILNKYKTLYFTGAICDVDLSEKKVYFASAGHISQFLLRSYQTEEMPKTGAILGFVKDYPYRTEEYKIESGDRIFLFSDGIYEQFDEDKLEYGEERFLHSIRSNAQFEPQIQAERIISDLQNFISKSSIQDDITLLILDID